The region CGGCGTGCATCATTTGCTTGCCTGCTCTTGAAGCTCCGCCCATGGAAAGATTTTTTATCGCCCCCCCAACTCCGGCGAGAAGATGCCCTTTGAAATGCGAAAAAACCAGCAGGCTGTCCGCTCTGAATATAGCCCCGCCCACTGGAAAATTCTTGAAATGTACGCCTTTTGTCTTCACCCTCACAACATCTCCTCCGTCGTAACCGTCGGCGATCAATACCGGAACTTTTAGTTTTTCCTGGCAAAATCCATGGTCGTAGGCGAGGTTCAGATGGCTTACAGTTCTGCTCCTCTCGCTTCTGTAGAGAACGTTGGTGTCGGTGACAAAACTCATCCGCGCCTTTTCTCCCAAAGCTTTCAACAATGCCGCGAGAAGATCGGAGGACAGATGGGTTTTGTTTCCCCTCTCGCCGAAATGAACTTTTACGGCTACGGTTCCTTTTAAAACCTCTGGTATCGAGGGGATCAGTTTCAAAAGAGCCTCTTCGGCAGTCGCGTTTTTTACACCGGAAAAATGCACTTTGGCTTTTTTGTCCATGTCTTTCACGCCTCACTCGGGAGAGTCGAGAAAATCGTAGATCAAAACAAGGCTGTCGTTTTTTATCACAAAAAAAGCTTCTCCCTTCCTACCCATGCCGGAAAGCCTGAAAACCCGCTCCCAGTATGCAGTATCTCTTTCAAGCCTTTGACGGTTGTAGCTCAAAAGAGCTCTTTTCATCTTTAGCTCGACGAGCTTGTATTCAAGAGAGTCGTTCTTTTTTCTCATTTTATTTAAAGCGACGAAACTTTCAGGTCCAACGAAAACAGCTTTAAACACGATCGCTATAGCGACGGCAGCCATGAAGGCAAAAATCACTTTGTATTTCAATCCTATCTGAAAGCCTTTCTTCCGGGATATACCGCCACCTGGGCCAATTCTTCCTCGACGACGAGCAGTCTGTTGTACTTCTCGACCCTCTCGCTCCGCGCGGGGGCTCCGGTTTTAATCTGACCCGAGTTCACAGCCACAGCTAAATCGGCTATCGTAGTGTCGGCAGTCTCTCCGCTTCTGTGGCTGATAACAGTCGTCCAGGCGTTTTTCTTAGCCATTTCGATGCACTGAATTGTCTCGGTCAAGGTTCCTATTTGGTTGAGCTTTATGAGTATCGAATTGGCGGATTTTTCGTCTATTCCCCTTTGAAGCCTCTTCATGTTTGTTACGAAAAGGTCGTCACCCACCAACTGCACTTTGTCTCCGAGAGCCCGGTTGAGGTTTTTCCAACCTTCCCAATCGTCTTCCGCGAGACCGTCTTCCAAGGATATTATGGGATACTTTTCCAGCCACGAAGTCCAGAGAGTAATCATTTCGTCCGAGCCAAGCCTGCGGTTTTCCCTTTCCAGGTTATAAAGCCCGTCCTTGTAAATTTCCGACACCGCCGGGTCGAGCGCTATTGCGAGGTCTTCACCAGGTCTGTATCCCGCTCTTTCAATAGACAGCAGGATGAGATCCATCGCCTCTTCGTTTTTCTTGAGAGAAGGGGCGACCCCGCCTTCATCCCCCAACCCCGCGGAAAAACCCCTTTCAAGAACGAGTTTTATTAGGGCATGGTATGTCTCGGCGACTTTTCTAATCGCATCTGAAAAGTTCAACGCTCCCACTGGTACGATCATGAATTCCTGAAAATCGACTCCTCCGACGGCGTGCTTGCCTCCGTTGAGGACGTTGCACATCGGGACAGGAAGAGTTCTCGCGTTGACTCCCCCGAGGTATTTGTAAAAAGGCAACTGGCAGGCCTCCGCGGAGGCTTTTGCAACAGCGAGAGACACCGAAAGTATCGCGTTCGCTCCGAGTCTTGATTTGTTAGGTGTGCCGTCGAGGTTTATCAGCATTTCGTCAATGGCGGCCTGGTCGAGGGAATCCATTCCGATTATTTCCGGGGCAATTTCTTCGTTGACGTTTTTAACGGCGTTTAAAACCCCTTTCCCGCCGTAACGAGCTTTGTCTCCGTCCCTAAGTTCTACCGCTTCATGGGTTCCTGTTGATGCGCCCGATGGAACCCCCGCTACCCCGATTTCACCAGTTTCAAGATAGCACTCGGTCTGCAAAGTGGGGTTGCCCCTGGAGTCGAGTATCTCTCTTGAAAAAACACCTGTTATAAAACTCATGGTCATCCTCCTTCAGCGCAAAAAACAAAAAATCTACAACTCGTGTTATTATTTACACTATTTTCGACGCTGTATAAATACATTTTTCTTGACACTCCAAAGCTGCGGATATATTTTAATTTTCTATTACCTAAAAGACCGAATAGAGGAACATTCAAAAGGAGGAAAACGGATGTCGTATGTCTCAGAAATCATGACTGCCGTGGAAAAACGCAACGCAAACGAACCAGAGTTTATTCAAGCCGTCAAGGAGGTCCTTGAATCCATCGAACCTGTTCTCGAAAGACACCCTGAATACAAGGATGCTGGTATACTCGAGAGGCTTGTGGAACCCGAAAGGCAGATTATATTCAGAGTTCCTTGGATGGACGACACTGGCAAAATCAGGGTCAACAGGGGTTTTCGTGTTGAGTTCAACTCCGCAATAGGACCCTACAAAGGCGGTTTGAGGTTCCATCCTTCGGTGTATCTCGGAATAATCAAGTTCCTCGGTTTTGAACAGATATTCAAAAACGCCCTCACCGGAATTCCCATGGGCGGTGGTAAGGGCGGTTCCGATTTCGACCCCAAGGGAAAATCAGACCGTGAAGTCATGAATTTCTGCACAAGTTTCATGACCGAATTGTACAGGTATCTCGGCGCTCACACAGACGTCCCTGCCGGTGATATCGGAGTGGGAGGAAGAGAAATAGGTTACCTGTTCGGAACCTTCAAAAAAATCACCAACAGTTTTGAAGGGGTTTTAACCGGAAAAGGTCTGACTTGGGGAGGAAGCCTCGCCAGGACGCAAGCCACCGGATACGGATGCGTTTATTTCGTCCAGGAAATGCTCAAGACAAGGGGAGAAACCTACAAAGGCAAAACAGCGGTTGTCTCCGGTTCTGGAAACGTAGCTATTTACACTGTCGACAAACTTTATCAACTCGGCGCAAAACCAGTCGCAATGAGCGACTCAAACGGCTATATTTACGACCCAGACGGCATAAAACTCGACACAGTCAAACAGATTAAAGAAATAAAGAGAGGGAGAATAAAAGAGTATCTGGATTACCACAAAGGCGCGAAATACGAAGAAAACTGGACAAACATCTGGAAGATCAAGTGCGATGTCGCTTTCCCGAGCGCGACTCAGAACGAAATCGACGGGACAAGCGCCGAAGCTCTTGTGTCGAACAAGTGCATGGCCGTGGGAGAAGGCGCCAATATGCCCTCTACCCCTGACGCCGTAAAAGTTTTCCTCGACAAAAAAATCCTCTTTGGACCGGCTAAAGCCGCAAACGCCGGAGGAGTAGCAACTTCCGGTCTTGAAATGAGCCAAAATGCCGCTTTTACATCATGGTCGTTTGAAGAAGTGGACAAAAAACTTCACAATATCATGATAAACATCCACGAAGCTGCCAGAAAAGCCGCTGAAGATTACGGGACGCCCGGAAACTATGTCAACGGAGCCAACATCGCCGGGTTTGAAAAGGTCGCCAAAGCAATGTTCGACCAGGGAATATTCGGGTAATCTCAGGGTCAGGTCAAAAAAAGAGCGGTGTTGATCACCGCTCTTTTTTTATTAGTTCAAAAACCGGGCCAGTTCTTCGAGAGTCTCTTCTACAAAAAAATCTATGAACCCTATTTTTCTTTCTTCCTCTTTTTCTTTTTCTGATTTGCAAATCAGGACATCAACCGCTGTAATACCCGCCTTTTTCGACGCTTCAAGAGCAGTCGGAGCGTCGTCGACCAACAGGGATGAATTCACTTTCGAGTTGGTCTCCTCCAGAACTTTCAGATATGTTTCTGTCAAATCCTTGTGCTGACAAAAAAACATACCGTCGAAAAACCCATCCATGCTGAATTTCCTTAAAACAGGGATGACGAGTTCGCTTTTGTTTGAAGTCTGAAGGTAGATCCTGTAACCGTCTTTCCGCAATCCCGTCAGAATTTCTACAGCGCCTTTTACTGGTTCCACTTCTTCCTCGTAGGGTTTTCTGGCTATTTCAAACCATTCGGCGACTATCTGCTCCGTAGAGCTTTTTATTCCGAAATTTTCCCTGAAATACACCGCAGTGTTCTCGAAAGACATGCCCTCGATTTTCGATTTCAGGTCCATAGGGACTTCTATACCGTGTTGCGCGAGAAACTTCTCGTCTATAGATTCCCATATCCAAATCGTGTCCGCGAGAGTTCCGTCAAAATCGAAAAATATGGTTTTGTGTTTTTTTTCTTTCATGTAATATAATTAGAGCTGGATTTTCAGAACCGAAATAAACTAAAAGGAAAACACTGCGATGTCAAAGTATTTTTTTGAACGGGGAATAAGGTTCGAGTGTCAGAATTGCGGAGCCTGCTGCGACGTCGAAAACGGAGTGGTCTATCTTTCTGAAGAAGATATGATAAAAATTCCAAAATTTCTCGGAATTTCCCAAGATGATTTTCGGCTAAAATACACTGCCAGAGATGAAGACGGAAACAATATCATAAAAGACGGGCACCCTTCTAAATGCAGGTTTTTATTCCAAAACAAGTGTATGATATATCCAGTCAGACCTGTTCAGTGCAGAACTTATCCTTTCTGGTCAAGCAATCTGCAGGACGAGAAAAAATTCTTTTCTCTGCCTTGCCCGGGAATAGGAAAAGGCAAAATCGTAGGGGCAGAAACCATTCAAGAGATGTTTTTGGAACACAGAGAATTTTTAGCGAAGCTTTTTGGGTTAATATGAATTTCAAAAAAATCATTTTTTTCGTCTCCCTCGTCGCGATTTTTTCCTGTTCAAAAAATTCCCGGGAAATTTTCAGGGAAGAGACTTCTTTTATATGCATGGACACCAAAATCAAAATCGTAGTCACCGGTCAAGACCGGGAAACTTTGAAAAACTGCCTGCAAAAGGCTTCACAAAAACTTTCTTTGTTCGACTCTCTCTTCGGACCCGAGAACAGATTTCTCATAGATTCTCCACTGGATCCGTTGTCGGTCTATCTCTGGGAAAAGTCCTGCGAAATGAACAATGCCACCGAAGGGGCTTTTGACCCAGCTCTCGGAGAAGTATCCGCGCTCTGGGGAGATTTCGACGCGGGAGACATAAAAATTCCCGACAGGTCATTGTTGGACTCGTTGATAGAAGTCAGAAAACTTTGTTTTCCTAACGTCGAAAACGGATTGTTGGTTTATACTCAATGGATGAAACCCGACCTCGGAGGCATCGCAAAAGGTCTCGCCGTAAGGACAGCCGCTGAAATTTGCGATTCTCTTGGAGCGGAAGGGATCCTAGTCGAAGCCGGCGGAGACATCTGCGCTCTGGGTTTTCGCGAAGACAAGAAGCCATGGAAAATTGGAGTGCTGCACCCGAGAAAACCAAACGAACTCGTAGCTGTTTTATCACTAAAAAACCTTTCTGTATGCACATCCGGCGACTATGAAAGGTATGCCGTCAAAGACGGAGTTAGGTATCACCACGTTTTAAACCCTTTTACCCTGAGCCCATCGGAAGGAATCGCCAGCGCGACGGTCGTCTGTGAAAAGGCAGAGGAAGCGGACGCCTACTCGACGGCGTTCATGATTCTGCCCTTGGAAAAGAGCATGAACATAGCAAAAGAAAAAAATCTCGATATTCTATTGGCGGTTTTGTCGGACACTACACTTGAGTTTATTTGCTCTCCGGGTTTTGAAAGACACGTAATCAAATGGAACTGCCCCCACAGGGAATTCAGACCTTGAAAAAAGCATTGTTCTCCCAAAAAATGCCAGACGGCTCGGTCAAATGCCTTCTCTGTTTTCATGAATGTGTCATAGGAGAAAACAAAACAGGACTATGCAGAGTAAGGGGGAACGTTGGTGGAGAACTATACAACATCGGCTATGGAAAGACAATTTCGATGTCGATAGACCCCATAGAAAAAAAACCTCTCTACCACTTCAAACCAGGTTCGGTAATTTTGTCAATAGGACCCAACGGGTGCAACCTCGACTGCCCTTACTGCCAAAATTCCGAGATCTCCCAGGAAAACGCCCAGACAATCTACCTTTCCCCGGAAAATGCCGGCAAATTGTCGAGAAAAAACGGATCTGTAGGTTTGGCTTATACGTACACGGAACCTCTGGTGTGGTATGAATACATTCTCGATGCGGGTGAGGAAGTTAAAAAAAACGGGGGTTGCAACGTAATAGTCTCCAACGGCGTCATAAATGAAGCGCCTCTTAAAAAAATCATACCCCTGATAGACGCGGCGAACATAGACTTAAAGACGTTTTCAAGTGAAAAATACAGAAAAATACTCAAGGGAGATCTCGATTCGGTGCTCAGGACAATCAGACTTCTCAAAGAAAATTCGGTTCACGTCGAAGTGACGACACTCGTCGTCACCGGATTCAACGACACCGATGACGAAATTGAAAACTCCGCTAAGTTTATTGCTTCTGTGGACCCTCGAATTCCATACCACATATCGAGATATTTTCCCCATTATAAATACGAAGCGCCCCCGACATCCGAGGAAAAACTCGGCAGATTTTACGAGATAGCTAAAAATTATCTGTCGTTCGTTTACCTTGGGAATACCTTTCAAGCTGGTAAAAACGACACTTATTGCCCGGATTGCCTAAACCTCTGGATTGAAAGATCGTATTTCTCTGCTGACATAATCGGAATCCGGGATGGAAAATGCTCTAAGTGCGGCAGAGACACCGGGATACAGTTCTGACCCAGATGAAGAGCATTTTAAAATTCTATCCCTATCAGAGAGACTACTTTGTAGTCGGAATTTTTTTCGCTCTCGCCGTCATTTTAATAATCAACAAATTCAAAACGGAAGAAAAAAGCTATTACGCCGTTGTGGAAACAGCCCAGGGTGAAAATGTTTCGGTTCCCCTTTCAAAGGACACGTCTTTCTCCGTCGAGGGGAGAATCGGAAGAAGTGAAATCCAAATCGAATCCGGAAGGGCGAGAATAGCATCCTCTCCTTGCCCGAAACAGATATGCGTGAAAAGGGGATGGATAAGCCGCACATGGGAATCTGCCACCTGTCTGCCTAACGGAGTTTGGCTTTCCATAGAAGGCGAAAAACAAGATATTGACGCGACGACTTATTGATATGAAAATCGGCTTGGGAAAAATAATCGAACTCTCTGTCTTTTCTTCGTTGGTAGTCTCTCTGCATACGATAGAGAGCTTTCTCAACCCCACATTCTTTAAAATCGGACTCGGCAACGCCGTTGTTCTTTACCTGATTCTCAACAGAAGGACATCGACGGCGCTGATTACAACGCTTTTAAAAATCGCCGCTTACGGATTTTTGTCAGGTTCATTCCTAAGTCCTGTTTTTTTTGCCGTATTATTTGCATCAATTTCAAGTTTTACGTTGATGGCGGTTTTCATCCGAGTTTTAAAAACAGGACCGATAGGCGCGAGCATACCCGCGAGCTGTGCTCATAACCTGGTAATTCTTCTGTTCGCCGAAATTCTGATCAGGGGCATAACCTCTTCCCTTTTCCCCTTTGTTTTCGCGTTCAGTGTCTTAACCGGCTTTATAACCGGCTGGGCCGCTTTTATTTCTTTGAAAACTCTAAAAAACCTTGACACAAAAAAAGATGAGTATAAAATAACTTTTTAAGTGGGGCTGTGGCGCAGTTGGCTAGCGCGATTGACTGGCAGTCAATAGGTCACGGGTTCGAATCCCGTCAGCTCCACCATAAGTCGCGACAATAAGATGGAGGTAGCATGAAGAAGTGTCTTATAATATTTCTCTCGGTTGCATTACTGTTGAGTCTTTTCTCCTGTGTCACTGAATCTGAAGCGGACGCTTCGGGTAAAATTAAAAGAGCTGACCTCGCGCTGAAGAATCTCAGGCAGTCAATGGATAAGTTTTACCAGGTCAGAGGTTACTACCCATACATCTCGGCGAATCTCGTCCCCGAAAATGCCAGTGTTGAACTGATTGTTGACGACACCGGAATATTCATAAATTCAAGGGAAAAT is a window of candidate division WOR-3 bacterium DNA encoding:
- a CDS encoding YkgJ family cysteine cluster protein — protein: MSKYFFERGIRFECQNCGACCDVENGVVYLSEEDMIKIPKFLGISQDDFRLKYTARDEDGNNIIKDGHPSKCRFLFQNKCMIYPVRPVQCRTYPFWSSNLQDEKKFFSLPCPGIGKGKIVGAETIQEMFLEHREFLAKLFGLI
- a CDS encoding DUF362 domain-containing protein, translated to MKDMDKKAKVHFSGVKNATAEEALLKLIPSIPEVLKGTVAVKVHFGERGNKTHLSSDLLAALLKALGEKARMSFVTDTNVLYRSERSRTVSHLNLAYDHGFCQEKLKVPVLIADGYDGGDVVRVKTKGVHFKNFPVGGAIFRADSLLVFSHFKGHLLAGVGGAIKNLSMGGASRAGKQMMHA
- a CDS encoding HAD family phosphatase → MKEKKHKTIFFDFDGTLADTIWIWESIDEKFLAQHGIEVPMDLKSKIEGMSFENTAVYFRENFGIKSSTEQIVAEWFEIARKPYEEEVEPVKGAVEILTGLRKDGYRIYLQTSNKSELVIPVLRKFSMDGFFDGMFFCQHKDLTETYLKVLEETNSKVNSSLLVDDAPTALEASKKAGITAVDVLICKSEKEKEEERKIGFIDFFVEETLEELARFLN
- the amrS gene encoding AmmeMemoRadiSam system radical SAM enzyme — its product is MKKALFSQKMPDGSVKCLLCFHECVIGENKTGLCRVRGNVGGELYNIGYGKTISMSIDPIEKKPLYHFKPGSVILSIGPNGCNLDCPYCQNSEISQENAQTIYLSPENAGKLSRKNGSVGLAYTYTEPLVWYEYILDAGEEVKKNGGCNVIVSNGVINEAPLKKIIPLIDAANIDLKTFSSEKYRKILKGDLDSVLRTIRLLKENSVHVEVTTLVVTGFNDTDDEIENSAKFIASVDPRIPYHISRYFPHYKYEAPPTSEEKLGRFYEIAKNYLSFVYLGNTFQAGKNDTYCPDCLNLWIERSYFSADIIGIRDGKCSKCGRDTGIQF
- the eno gene encoding phosphopyruvate hydratase; this translates as MSFITGVFSREILDSRGNPTLQTECYLETGEIGVAGVPSGASTGTHEAVELRDGDKARYGGKGVLNAVKNVNEEIAPEIIGMDSLDQAAIDEMLINLDGTPNKSRLGANAILSVSLAVAKASAEACQLPFYKYLGGVNARTLPVPMCNVLNGGKHAVGGVDFQEFMIVPVGALNFSDAIRKVAETYHALIKLVLERGFSAGLGDEGGVAPSLKKNEEAMDLILLSIERAGYRPGEDLAIALDPAVSEIYKDGLYNLERENRRLGSDEMITLWTSWLEKYPIISLEDGLAEDDWEGWKNLNRALGDKVQLVGDDLFVTNMKRLQRGIDEKSANSILIKLNQIGTLTETIQCIEMAKKNAWTTVISHRSGETADTTIADLAVAVNSGQIKTGAPARSERVEKYNRLLVVEEELAQVAVYPGRKAFR
- a CDS encoding Gx transporter family protein — protein: MKIGLGKIIELSVFSSLVVSLHTIESFLNPTFFKIGLGNAVVLYLILNRRTSTALITTLLKIAAYGFLSGSFLSPVFFAVLFASISSFTLMAVFIRVLKTGPIGASIPASCAHNLVILLFAEILIRGITSSLFPFVFAFSVLTGFITGWAAFISLKTLKNLDTKKDEYKITF
- a CDS encoding FAD:protein FMN transferase translates to MNFKKIIFFVSLVAIFSCSKNSREIFREETSFICMDTKIKIVVTGQDRETLKNCLQKASQKLSLFDSLFGPENRFLIDSPLDPLSVYLWEKSCEMNNATEGAFDPALGEVSALWGDFDAGDIKIPDRSLLDSLIEVRKLCFPNVENGLLVYTQWMKPDLGGIAKGLAVRTAAEICDSLGAEGILVEAGGDICALGFREDKKPWKIGVLHPRKPNELVAVLSLKNLSVCTSGDYERYAVKDGVRYHHVLNPFTLSPSEGIASATVVCEKAEEADAYSTAFMILPLEKSMNIAKEKNLDILLAVLSDTTLEFICSPGFERHVIKWNCPHREFRP
- a CDS encoding NusG domain II-containing protein, giving the protein MKSILKFYPYQRDYFVVGIFFALAVILIINKFKTEEKSYYAVVETAQGENVSVPLSKDTSFSVEGRIGRSEIQIESGRARIASSPCPKQICVKRGWISRTWESATCLPNGVWLSIEGEKQDIDATTY
- the gdhA gene encoding NADP-specific glutamate dehydrogenase, which gives rise to MSYVSEIMTAVEKRNANEPEFIQAVKEVLESIEPVLERHPEYKDAGILERLVEPERQIIFRVPWMDDTGKIRVNRGFRVEFNSAIGPYKGGLRFHPSVYLGIIKFLGFEQIFKNALTGIPMGGGKGGSDFDPKGKSDREVMNFCTSFMTELYRYLGAHTDVPAGDIGVGGREIGYLFGTFKKITNSFEGVLTGKGLTWGGSLARTQATGYGCVYFVQEMLKTRGETYKGKTAVVSGSGNVAIYTVDKLYQLGAKPVAMSDSNGYIYDPDGIKLDTVKQIKEIKRGRIKEYLDYHKGAKYEENWTNIWKIKCDVAFPSATQNEIDGTSAEALVSNKCMAVGEGANMPSTPDAVKVFLDKKILFGPAKAANAGGVATSGLEMSQNAAFTSWSFEEVDKKLHNIMINIHEAARKAAEDYGTPGNYVNGANIAGFEKVAKAMFDQGIFG